In the Lysinibacillus sp. PLM2 genome, one interval contains:
- a CDS encoding D-xylose ABC transporter substrate-binding protein, whose translation MEKCKGFHFLFVMLLAVLVLAACGQDSGAGSSSSTTTDSSSNTDNVESTDKDDSLKIGLSVSDLTLERWQHDRDFFIAKAEELGAEVIVQSADGDEAQQLSQIQNMLSQGIDVLVIIAINSDSLSTVVEQANAEGVPVLAYDRLINNAEIAAYVSFDNVRVGEMQAEYLVNLKPTGNYFLMGGSPTDNNAKMFREGQMNIIQPLVDKGDIKIVGDQWADNWDANEALKIMENALTANQNNIDVVVASNDNTAGGAIQALDAQGLAGKVLISGQDADLAGVQRIAEGLQTMTVYKPIKTIAEKSAEVAVQLAKGEEVQGDATVNNGVVDVPYIKLDPISVGKDDIMDTIIADEFHSYEDVYKNVPESERP comes from the coding sequence ATGGAGAAATGTAAGGGGTTTCATTTTTTGTTTGTCATGCTTTTAGCAGTTTTAGTTTTAGCCGCATGTGGTCAAGATTCAGGTGCAGGATCAAGTTCAAGTACAACTACTGACAGTAGCTCAAACACAGACAACGTAGAGAGTACAGACAAGGATGATAGCTTGAAAATTGGTTTATCGGTTTCTGACTTAACGTTAGAGCGTTGGCAACATGACCGTGATTTCTTTATCGCAAAAGCAGAGGAATTAGGGGCAGAGGTAATCGTACAATCAGCAGATGGTGATGAAGCACAACAATTATCACAAATTCAAAACATGCTTTCACAAGGCATCGATGTATTAGTGATCATTGCGATTAACTCTGATTCATTATCAACAGTTGTAGAGCAGGCGAATGCAGAGGGTGTGCCAGTATTGGCGTATGACCGTCTAATCAACAACGCTGAAATCGCTGCATACGTATCATTTGATAATGTACGCGTAGGGGAAATGCAAGCGGAATACTTAGTAAACTTAAAACCAACAGGGAACTATTTCTTAATGGGTGGTTCACCAACTGACAACAACGCAAAAATGTTCCGTGAAGGACAAATGAATATTATTCAACCATTAGTAGATAAGGGTGACATTAAAATTGTCGGTGATCAATGGGCTGACAATTGGGATGCAAACGAAGCATTAAAAATTATGGAAAATGCTTTAACGGCTAACCAAAATAACATCGATGTAGTAGTTGCTTCAAATGACAACACTGCAGGTGGTGCTATTCAAGCGTTAGATGCACAAGGTTTAGCGGGAAAAGTACTTATTTCTGGTCAAGATGCTGACTTAGCAGGTGTTCAACGTATTGCAGAAGGCTTACAAACTATGACTGTTTACAAACCAATTAAAACAATTGCTGAGAAGAGTGCCGAAGTAGCGGTACAGCTGGCAAAAGGTGAAGAAGTGCAGGGCGATGCAACAGTAAATAACGGTGTAGTTGATGTGCCTTACATTAAGCTAGATCCAATATCCGTTGGTAAAGATGACATTATGGATACAATCATTGCAGATGAGTTCCATTCTTATGAAGATGTATACAAAAACGTGCCAGAGAGTGAACGTCCATAG
- the xylR gene encoding xylose repressor yields the protein MSWNQKIGKKLNKELILQQVLLKSHISRNEIIENTNLKKATVANLVKELIEEQFIVEAGKEESTGGRRSSLLKLNERAGYALGIDIGVNYLRGIVTNLDGEIVFDIQQEITDNAFENYFKKIIQMIHILTEEVPKSPYHIIGLGVAVPGTIAMDGTIIHAPNLRWQNIDLVQQLKSYVDYPLYISNEANAGAFAEFSFIHNMQHQNMLFVSIGYGIGVGIIINGELYHGELGFSGENGHMIIQMDGKTCKCGRIGCWEAYASEYAFIQEAEKALNVTDMSIEKILPLYASNHNLQKVFTDIGRYIAIGLMNLIYTFNPSKIVIGNRITLLQNYIKKEIFHTFQSQSSSSYIIDQTEIEFSTLQDKAIVVGAALIAINQFLQPSKLGS from the coding sequence ATGTCTTGGAACCAGAAAATTGGAAAAAAGCTAAATAAAGAATTAATACTACAGCAAGTTTTGCTGAAGTCGCATATATCTCGCAATGAAATTATTGAGAATACGAATTTAAAAAAAGCAACAGTTGCAAATCTTGTAAAAGAGTTAATTGAGGAGCAATTTATTGTAGAGGCTGGAAAAGAAGAATCCACTGGCGGTAGACGTTCCTCTTTGCTAAAACTGAATGAACGAGCTGGTTATGCACTTGGCATCGACATCGGGGTAAACTATTTACGCGGTATTGTGACGAACTTAGATGGTGAAATCGTCTTTGACATCCAGCAGGAAATTACAGACAATGCTTTTGAAAATTATTTTAAAAAAATTATTCAGATGATTCACATTCTAACAGAGGAAGTCCCGAAAAGTCCCTATCACATTATTGGATTAGGAGTTGCGGTTCCCGGCACAATTGCAATGGATGGCACGATTATTCACGCACCAAACTTAAGATGGCAGAACATCGATTTAGTACAGCAGCTAAAATCGTATGTCGACTATCCACTTTACATTAGTAACGAAGCGAATGCTGGTGCCTTTGCGGAGTTTTCATTTATTCATAATATGCAGCACCAAAATATGCTGTTTGTTAGTATTGGTTACGGAATCGGGGTCGGTATCATCATAAACGGGGAACTATATCATGGTGAACTTGGATTTTCTGGGGAAAATGGTCACATGATTATCCAAATGGACGGGAAAACATGTAAATGTGGACGCATTGGCTGTTGGGAAGCCTACGCTTCAGAATACGCGTTTATACAGGAAGCAGAAAAAGCCCTAAATGTGACGGATATGAGCATCGAAAAAATACTTCCGTTATATGCAAGTAATCACAACTTACAAAAGGTTTTCACTGATATAGGACGCTATATTGCCATCGGGTTAATGAATTTAATCTATACATTCAACCCTTCGAAAATTGTCATTGGCAATCGAATTACATTACTTCAAAACTATATTAAAAAAGAGATTTTCCACACGTTTCAATCTCAATCGAGTAGTTCCTACATCATAGACCAAACGGAAATTGAATTTTCAACCCTTCAGGATAAAGCAATTGTGGTAGGAGCTGCTTTAATCGCGATTAATCAGTTTTTACAGCCGTCTAAGCTTGGGAGTTAG